The Larimichthys crocea isolate SSNF chromosome I, L_crocea_2.0, whole genome shotgun sequence genomic interval TCTGATCTGTCCTGTATAGCGGTCCAAAGCAAAGAGACTGTGGTCAGTAACttcctgcagtgaaaacagtaacCAGCCGTTATATCCTATATCAGCGTCATAGGCTCTGACTTTAGTCACCAAGTGTCCTGCGTTCACATTGCGGGGAatctcctccacaccttcagCAGAACCGTTCGAGCTGACTGGATACAGGATGACTGGAGCGTTGTCGTTCTGATCCAGAATGAACACGTTCACTGTGACGTTGCTGCTTAGTGACGGAGTTCCAGAATCTGTGGCAACAACTTGGAACTGGAAAGTTTTCAGAGTTTCAAAGTCGAAACTTTTTAGGGCGGAAATTTGTCCATTTTCTGAATTTATATTCAGAAATGGGGCAATTTTAACTTGACTACCTTCCTCTCTAACTATATGATAGGTTAAAActgcattttcatttaaatctttatCTAAAGCAGTAACCGAAATTATTTGGTTTCCAGGCACGTTATTTTCTTGCAGGTAAAGTTCAATTGGATTATTCATAAATTGTGGGGCATTATCATTCACGTCTGAAACCTCAATGCTCAGAGTTTTAATTGTAGACAGAGGAGGCTGCCCACAGTCTGTAGCTGTTACTGTAATGTCATAATGTGAAATTGCTTCTCGATTCAAATTCTGGTTCAAAACTAAGGAGTACATATTGTCTTGAAATGATGGTTTTAAATCGAATGGTACATTATCTGAAAGGCTGCATATTACTTTACCGTTTAAGCCGGCGTCTTGGTCTGTAATACTAATCAGAGACACCACCGTCCCAGGTTTTGAGTCTTCAGACACCATGTTTGACAGAGAAGTCACTTCTATTTGTGGTTTGTTGTCGTTTTTGTCTAACACTTTAATGATCACCCTGCAATCAGTACTCATTGGAGGCTGTCCTTTGTCAGTGGCGTGGACGTCTAACTTATAAACATCAACCTTCTCAAAGTCAATTTCTCCCTTTACTCGAATTTCACCAGTGTCTTTATCTAGACTAAACATATCGTATATCTTCCGGTCAAGTTCACCACCGAAAAAATATGCAATGTCTCCATTTGCGCCCTCATCCACATCAGTCGCCATTACCTTAATTACACTTGTATCTGCATCTACATTTTCAGGTACTGTTACTGAATATACTTCTTGGCTAAATGTAGGATGGTTATCATTTGAATCGAGAACCATGACTGTAACATTAAGTGTCCCTGATCTCGGTGGATTTCCACCGTCAACTGCTGTCAGAACCAGTTTGTGCTCGTGGTATTTTTCCCGATCTAGAGACTTTTGCAGAACTAAGAATGGTATCTtgtcctctcccctctcccgTATTTGTATGCTGAAATATTCGTTTTGGTTTAATTTATACACACGCACTGTATTTATGACAACATCTGGATCGTGCGCAGATGGTAACTGGAAACGTTTTCCAGGAACAGTAGACTCCGCAATCtctaatatttttaatttctcttgaAAGCTTGGTGAATTATCGTTTACATCTATGATTTCAACTCCCACATAATGTATTTCCATGGGGTTCTCGGCTACCATTTTGAGGTTTAATAAACATGGGGAAACGTTTTCACAAAGCTCCTCTCGGTCGATGTTCTTTTTCACATACAAAGCGCCGTTGTTCTGATTTACTTCAAACTGATCATCTTTAGTTCCCGAAACGATACGAAATCGTCGTTCCTGCAGCGAACTGATGTCCAATCCTAAATCCTTggctacatttcccacaatagATCCCACTTTTACTTCCTCTGGAACGGAATATTTTATCTGAGCTGAAACAATTTCCACGCAGCTGAGCATCACAGAAAAACGGATGGCTAACCACCAGGATTGtattcctcctctttgtcctccgGCTCCCATCGTTTCcgttttgtttattattaaatcCACTCACGAGTCCTTGCGATAAAGGAAATTGCCTAAGCCACAGCATATATTGTTGAattatattccatattttcAGTTTATCAATGTACAACTGGAACAAAGGGTGCACATTCTTCTGTTGAAGGTACTGTCTCTTCTCTGTCGACGTGAACAAAACCTCCCTGGAAGGGGCAGGTCCAGCGTCCACCACAACAATTTGTGCTTATATGACACTGACACCTAGTGGACTGGCCagataataatatttttaagcGAACCGCGATATAAACCACGATGGCAAGTTGGAGCTCCTTGACTACAAATTGTGAATAATTTCTGTATAGTATGACAATCGGGAAACAGACTGAAGCGTTATAGACATCACTATactaaaaacactaaaaatcaCGTCATTATTGCATACATTATTGATTTATAGCAGTGCAACATAAACAAAGTGTGCACTCAATTCCCtaaacaaaatattacttaCGAAGTCTTTTGAAGACTGGCTACACTGTAATGACGAATATTACTCAAGCTAGTTTCAAAGGAGTACCAACTTTCATGATGCAATAAGATAGATCAAGGTTTCTGAAAGACAGCACTGTGGtaagtgattaaaaacatacaaaccaCAACGTTCTTACTTAATCAGCACCGTATATCCATAAGCGTGATTGTCAGAACCATGGATAGCGCTTCGACATTTACCATTGTGTTAGTATAAATTCCTTGTGATGTCCTGAAAGTCTTGCTTAAAAGGCATGTCAGAACCGAAACTTGAATCCAAACTTTAAAATTCCCACAATATGACCAACACACTACAAGTCAACAGCTTGAATAGTGCTAGGATATAAAGTATGAAATATGGTGTCGTCTAAATACCCtgaacacattttctattttcaagGGATGTGACTTAAATGAAGACGACATAAGACATTGCAATGTAACTGAGTGTGAAAAACAGATTCAATTAAAATCGGAACATGGGCTTACCTCTCCAGATGTCCTCCTGTCAGGGAGCACTAGTGTATTCGCATGGCTGCCTGGGACTATAGTAGATCCTATACTCATTCTGGGTCCAACTAACATGTACCGCTTGTCTCCAGATCTGTACTGGATGCTGTGACACAGTGTCCCGTCATAATTAGGCTCTTGTAGATATTTAGAAGTATAGTCTGTGGATTTTGAGCACTGCATTGCAATCAGCACGATGATACTGACGAGGAAAAGTACAGAAACTGATCCCAGAGTTATCATCAGATAAAATGTAACATTGTCTTCCTCGACAACTTTAGTTGCACTTTTGACATCAGAAGCAGCAAAAGCCTCTTTGGGTTCCACAACTTTGACGGTCACAGTAGCTGTTGCTGAGAGTGAAACGTTCCCATTGTCTTTCACCAGTATGACCAGTTTATGTTCAgcctcgtctgtctctgtgaatgagCGAAGTGTTCTGATCTGTCCTGTATAGCGGTCCAAAGCAAAGAGACTGTGGTCAGTAACttcctgcagtgaaaacagtaacCAGCCGTTATATCCTATATCAGCGTCATAGGCTCTGACTTTAGTCACCAAGTGTCCTGCGTTCACATTGCGGGGAatctcctccacaccttcagCAGAACCGTTCGAGCTGACTGGATACAGGATGACTGGAGCGTTGTCGTTCTGATCCAGAATGAACACGTTCACTGTGACGTTGCTGCTTAGTGACGGAGTTCCAGAATCTGTGGCAACAACTTGGAACTGGAACGTTTTCAGagtttcaaagtcaaaactttTCAGAGCGGAAATGTGACCGTTATCTGAATTTACATTCAGGAAAGACGTCATATCACGCTGCAGGCCATCACCTCTCACTATGTGGTATATTATTGCTGCATTTTCATTTAGATCATCATCAGTAGCACTTACAGAAAATATCGATGCGCCCGGGGCATTGTTTTCCACTAAATACAGTTCAAATGGATTCTGGCTGAAATTTGGTctgttgtcattcacatcagaCACCTGAACACTCAAGGTTTTTACAGTGGAAAGTGGAGGTTCACCACAGTCGGTAGCTGTTATTGTGATGTCATAATGGGACAGAGTCTCTCGGTCTAAACGCCCCTTTGTGACA includes:
- the LOC104937910 gene encoding protocadherin alpha-8 isoform X29 produces the protein MGAGGQRGGIQSWWLAIRFSVMLSCVEIVSAQIKYSVPEEVKVGSIVGNVAKDLGLDISSLQERRFRIVSGTKDDQFEVNQNNGALYVKKNIDREELCENVSPCLLNLKMVAENPMEIHYVGVEIIDVNDNSPSFQEKLKILEIAESTVPGKRFQLPSAHDPDVVINTVRVYKLNQNEYFSIQIRERGEDKIPFLVLQKSLDREKYHEHKLVLTAVDGGNPPRSGTLNVTVMVLDSNDNHPTFSQEVYSVTVPENVDADTSVIKVMATDVDEGANGDIAYFFGGELDRKIYDMFSLDKDTGEIRVKGEIDFEKVDVYKLDVHATDKGQPPMSTDCRVIIKVLDKNDNKPQIEVTSLSNMVSEDSKPGTVVSLISITDQDAGLNGKVICSLSDNVPFDLKPSFQDNMYSLVLNQNLNREAISHYDITVTATDCGQPPLSTIKTLSIEVSDVNDNAPQFMNNPIELYLQENNVPGNQIISVTALDKDLNENAVLTYHIVREEGSQVKIAPFLNINSENGQISALKSFDFETLKTFQFQVVATDSGTPSLSSNVTVNVFILDQNDNAPVILYPVSSNGSAEGVEEIPRNVNAGHLVTKVRAYDADIGYNGWLLFSLQEVTDHSLFALDRYTGQIRTLRSFTETDEAEHKLVILVKDNGNVSLSATATMIVKVVEPKEAFAASDVKSSAKVDEEDNVTLYLMITLGSVSVLFLVSIIVLIAMQCSKSTDYTSKYLQEPNYDGTLCHSIQYRSGDKRYMLVGPRMSIGSTIVPGSHANTLVLPDRRRTSGEPKVPSADWRYSASLRAGGVMQSSVHMEESSVMQGAQGVLVQNWPTASSAADAEGGEVSPPMGAGVDSNSWHFRYGPGGPGAPPQHLKPGEVPPEAFIIPGSPAIISIRQNQGGEDDKSDFITFGKKEEAKKKKKKKKEKKDKKDKGKDDGDE